The Fibrobacter sp. UWB16 genomic interval TTTTAGGGAAACCGTTACTGGATCCTTCATTTCGCTGCGCTTCATTCAGGATGACATTTGCGGCATCTTTCAAAGAGCCTTTGACTTCGATGGGGATTTCGGGGGCAGTTTCGTTCAAGCCCGGGAACCCAAGCGCTTGCAAGGCACGGCGCATCGCCAAGAAGTCCGCTTCAAGAATGTTGATCTCGTCAATTTCTTCGACGCTAGCACTTGCAATCGCATAGCATGCACAGGCGTCCTTAACCGCATCAAACATCGCTTCGCGCTTTGGGCGAGAAAGCTTTTTGGAATCGTTCAGCGTCAAGAGTGCATCGGGCGACTTGAGCACCGCAGCACAAGCCACAACAGGACCCGCGAGCGGTCCACGCCCAACTTCGTCAATGCCCACGACAATTGCGGAATTTTCCGCAGCGTTTCCAGAAAGCGCACCATTCGCACCCGCAGAAAACAAGTCCAAGTCACCGCCAAACGCGAGAGGATTAGCCGCGAACTTGCGCAGCGCCACCTCCCCTTCTACCGGGGATTCAATGTTTTCAAGGAATGCGGGCAGTTTGAATTTCATAAGCCAAAAATTAGATAATGTAGGAGCAACACAAAACGCTTCATCGTCATTTTCTGCGATTAGCATTCGTCATTCTGAACATCTCGCACTCGTCACCCTGAGCATAGCGAAGGGTCCAGTTACATTCCGCTTCTCCGTCATTTCGAACGAAGTGAGAAATCCAGTCATTTCTCGTTTCGCAATACAAGACTTCACTGGATGTTTCGAGGCTTAGCCTCTCAACATGACGCGGTTCAAGAAGCTCTCAGGATGACATTAACGCAAACCCAGCGACTTGGCGTAGTCGCGAATAGTCTTCCAGTACAAAGCGTGTTCTTGCACGAGGACGCGGGCGGCAAGCGTATCGGCTGTATCGTCCGGCATCACAGGAACCTTGGTCTGCGCCAAGATGCGACCGCGGTCAATTTCTTCACTGACGAGATGCACCGTCGGGCCCGATTCCGTTTCGTGCGCGGCAAGCACAGCCTCATGAACGTGATGTCCAAAGAAACCTTTACCGCCAAACTTCGGCAAAAGCGACGGATGAATGTTCAAAATGCGATCCGGCATACGCTTGAGCATGCAAAGCGGGAGCGCCTTCATGTAGCCCGCCAAAATCAAAAGGTCTACATTGTACTTGTCGAGAACTTCAAGCATAGCCGCTTCGAACGCCGCCTGATCCGGATGAGTCTTACCCGAAATGTGATGCACCGGGATTCCGAATTCTTCGGCATGATGCACAGCACCACAACCCGCGTTGTTCGTAATCAAAAACTTGCACTGGGCTTCGAGGTCACCCTCGCCAATGTGATCAATAATCGCTTTGAAGTTGCTTCCACCGCCGGAAGCCATGACGCCAATTTTAAACATGGGCCAAATATAACTATTTGTGGTCAATTCCGGGCGGGGTGCGGAGATAATAGATGACGCACGGGACCGTTATGCAGACAACCCAGACTAAAAAATTGACGTAGACAAACCACGATTCAAAAGTCACGTGGGCTGGGATAACGTAAGCTTTCAACAGGGAAAACACGACGATGAGGAAAACGCCGGGAAGCATATGTGCAATCAACTTAGTCATATCCTAAAAATAATTCAAATCAAAAACATTTCATGTAAAAAGAGTGAAAATTCTACGTCGTCCTGAGGAACAACGTGACGAAGGACCCAGTTATTTCTTGTTTCACACTCGTCATTCCGAACGAAGTGAGGAATCCAGTTATTTCTCGTTTCTCAATACAAGACTTTACTAGATGGGGCAAGCCCCAACCTCTTCGGCTCGGTTATATCCATGCAAGCATGGCTGCAACACTCGCCTTTCGAGGTTGTCTTCCGCCTTCGGCGTCAGGATGACGCACTCGTCTTTCGTCTAATTACTATCTTTCCTCCCGTATAAACCTTTAAATATCGGATCTCATTATGAGCATTAAAGATTATCTCGCCGGTGCAAAACAAGCCGGAACCGTTCAAAAATTGATGACCCCGGGCCTCGCAGTGGAATTTATCCAGCCCTGGTACACTCCGCTTTCTACCACGCCTTCGACGACAGGTATTGCAGTGGGTGGTATTGGTTCTACGTTTACCGCAACGCCTGCAGGCACGACTCCCGTGATGAACGTGATGCCGGGTGTTCAGGTTCGCACCGAAAAGCCGTCTGACCTCCGCTTCAACAACTTCTTCTTCAAGGAAGCTGTGCTCAGCGCAAAGGCCGCGCTCGTGATTGGCAACTTCGCCGCATTCGGCATTTACAACAACAACTTCCCGCTCCTCGACGAGAGCGGCGCACGCGTTTTCAGCGACGCCGACATGAAGGACCAGAAGAAGGCCGAAGCCAAGCTCAACAAGGTTCTCGCCGACAAGACTTTCTTCGAAACGAACAAGGCCGCTTTTGAACGCTGGCACATCCAGTTCAGCGACCGCACCCAGGCTTTGATCGCAGCAGGCAAGGACACCGCCGCCATCAACCGCGCCGTACTCATCGACTTCTTCGACGGCATGGTTGGCGAAAAGGCAGCCCGCGAAGGCGCTCTCACCGCCGCTTGGACAAACGACAGCGAATTCCTCGGCCAGCCGGGCTATGACGCAGCAAAGATGAAGTACACCGCCCTCTA includes:
- a CDS encoding ribonuclease HII gives rise to the protein MKFKLPAFLENIESPVEGEVALRKFAANPLAFGGDLDLFSAGANGALSGNAAENSAIVVGIDEVGRGPLAGPVVACAAVLKSPDALLTLNDSKKLSRPKREAMFDAVKDACACYAIASASVEEIDEINILEADFLAMRRALQALGFPGLNETAPEIPIEVKGSLKDAANVILNEAQRNEGSSNGFPKILIAVDGNLKIDKMPQDIQMPIVKGDGRIASISAASILAKVFRDRYMDKLEELYPGYGFDKHAGYGTKAHLDAIRRQGFTPAHRKSFHPKSL
- the purN gene encoding phosphoribosylglycinamide formyltransferase, with protein sequence MFKIGVMASGGGSNFKAIIDHIGEGDLEAQCKFLITNNAGCGAVHHAEEFGIPVHHISGKTHPDQAAFEAAMLEVLDKYNVDLLILAGYMKALPLCMLKRMPDRILNIHPSLLPKFGGKGFFGHHVHEAVLAAHETESGPTVHLVSEEIDRGRILAQTKVPVMPDDTADTLAARVLVQEHALYWKTIRDYAKSLGLR